From Magnolia sinica isolate HGM2019 chromosome 13, MsV1, whole genome shotgun sequence, one genomic window encodes:
- the LOC131223587 gene encoding uncharacterized protein LOC131223587: MKISSSSSHSPSSSSSYTNARSQNSDNSPTPGCLPKILRRLLCGNNLYIQPSNCAEEADRFDILPSEDQKTQSKINGSSSSFAASPSLVARLMGLESMPEFPRTAPESIARSRSANSLNSWAEIFPIHRGVRASTSFREVPTFLRQENQDFLLLSFGSAGGDESLVLGPKGLKSDVGFGELKERRADRQKGKPKEIRREKGNDHCRIKASEVRKNSNDRCRSKVSEVRMCDKCSQKARDCSEIKRAANPCKKETSRKQCFVPRAEISRTRIDGKEILVSDGAKRLKKKKNRNSAAKKVESECSSENSSPVSVLDRAFDIDTEFLMDSETVTSEDPRPSPSNSRRKLSGPENFEYPSSHISCISILHNTKLKSPDDEGDLPQKMRHNRPGSFELWREICKLAEEDAENSNWVTRNGSKSEEIEEIGIEFAVLILDCILQEAIDELVQLPQLQ; encoded by the exons ATGAagatctcctcttcttcttctcattctccttcttcttcttcttcttacacCAATGCCCGCTCCCAAAACTCAGACAATTCGCCCACACCCGGCTGCCTCCCAAAGATCCTACGCCGTCTCCTTTGTGGCAATAACCTCTATATCCAACCTTCCAATTGCGCTGAAGAAGCTGATAGATTTGATATTCTCCCTTCTGAAGATCAAAAGACTCAGTCCAAGATcaatggttcttcttcttcttttgcagCTTCACCTAGCCTAGTAGCACGGCTAATGGGTCTCGAATCCATGCCTGAATTCCCTCGGACGGCTCCAGAATCGATCGCCAGGAGCCGGTCGGCGAATTCTCTCAACAGCTGGGCCGAGATCTTTCCAATCCATCGTGGGGTCCGGGCGTCCACGTCGTTTCGTGAAGTTCCCACGTTCTTGCGGCAGGAGAACCAGGATTTCCttctcttgagctttggatcggccGGTGGAGATGAATCTCTTGTTTTGGGGCCCAAGGGGTTGAAATCTGATGTGGGTTTTGGAGAATTGAAGGAGAGGAGGGCTGATCGACAGAAGGGAAAGCCGAAGGAGATCCGGAGAGAGAAGGGGAACGACCACTGTAGAATTAAGGCGTCGGAAGtgaggaaaaacagtaatgaTCGCTGCAGAAGTAAGGTGTCGGAGGTGAGGATGTGCGACAAGTGTTCGCAGAAAGCCAGAGATTGCAGTGAAATTAAGCGCGCGGCCAATCCTTGCAAGAAAGAGACTTCCAGAAAACAATGCTTTGTTCCGAGGGCTGAGATCTCCCGGACGCGTATCGACGGCAAGGAAATCTTAGTCTCCGATGGAGCGAAGcgtctaaagaagaagaagaacaggaattCTGCTGCTAAGAAAGTGGAATCTGAATGCAGCTCTGAGAATTCAAGCCCAGTCTCTGTTCTTGATCGCGCCTTCGACATCGACACTGAATTTCTTATGGATTCCGAAACAGTTACATCAG AAGATCCAAGGCCGAGCCCGTCAAATTCAAGAAGGAAACTGTCCGGACCCGAAAATTTCGAGTACCCATCTTCACATATTAGTTGTATTTCAATCTTGCATAACACCAAACTAAAATCACCTGATGATGAAGGTGACCTTCCACAAAAGATGAGACACAATCGTCCCGGCTCTTTTGAATTGTGGCGAGAGATTTGCAAGTTGGCGGAAGAGGACGCGGAGAACTCAAATTGGGTTACG